Part of the Aggregatilinea lenta genome, TCAGCCGCAGCCGCGTATTCCAGCTCAAATCGCTGACCGAAGACGACATCGTGACCATCCTCAACCTGGCGCTGGACGACACGCAGCGCGGCCTGGGGGCCGAGCCGATCCGGCTCACCGAAGACGCGGCGCGGCACCTAGCGCACGTGTCCGGCGGAGACGCGCGCAGCGCCCTCAACGCGCTGGAGTTGGCCGTCAAGACCACTCCGCCCGGTCCCGGCGGCGCGATTCTGATCGACCTGGACGTCGCGCAGGAGAGCATCCAGCGCCGCGCCGTGCGCTACGACCGGGGCGGTGACGAGCATTACGATACGATCAGCGCCTTCATCAAGAGCGTGCGCGGATCGGATACGGACGCCGCCCTGTACTGGATGGCAAAGATGCTGCACGCCGGGGAGGACCCGCGCTTCATCTTCCGCCGCCTGTATATCCTCGCCAGCGAGGACATCGGGCTGGCCGATCCAAACGCGCTGGTCGTGGTCAACGCAGCGGCGAACGCCTTCGAGATGGTAGGTCTGCCGGAGGGCAACTACTTCCTGTCCCACGCCTGTCTTTACCTGTGCACCGCGCCCAAGAGCAACAGCGCGGGCGCGATCTGGAAGGCGCTGGCCCACATGGAGGAGCACGGTCCCGGTCCGGTGCCGCCCTACCTGCGCGACAAGTCGAGCAACTTCCACGGCGAAACGCGCGAACAGTACCAGCGCTCGATGGAAGAAGCCGTTGGCGACCGGGGCGAGTACCGCTATCCGCACGACTACCCCGGCGGCTGGGTGGAGCAGCAGTACCTGCCGGAAGGCATGGAGCCGCCCGGCTGGTATCATCCCAAGGACATCGGCTACGAGCGCACCGTGCGCGACCGGCTGGCGGCGCGCGGCCAGTTAAAAGACGACGAGCAGGGCTAATCATCCTGCTCGCCGGTAGAACGCGGCGCTAACTAAGCGGCTGAATACTGGCCTGCTCGATCCACCCATAGACGTGGCCGTATGGACCGGGGTAAGCCACCATCCACCACCACTGGTAACCGTCGAAGCTCGGCCCACCGACCACCACGAATGGTCCCAGCGGCG contains:
- a CDS encoding replication-associated recombination protein A, whose product is MSSDLFDYARNQRQRHFAPLAVRMRPNTLDQFVGQEHIIGPGRLLRRAIEADQLTSIIVWGPPGTGKTTLANIIANSTRRHFSRLNAVTSGVKDLRELIAAAQDRMGMYGQGTVLFIDEIHRWNKAQQDGLLPFVEDGTVVLIGSTTENPFFSLVNPLLSRSRVFQLKSLTEDDIVTILNLALDDTQRGLGAEPIRLTEDAARHLAHVSGGDARSALNALELAVKTTPPGPGGAILIDLDVAQESIQRRAVRYDRGGDEHYDTISAFIKSVRGSDTDAALYWMAKMLHAGEDPRFIFRRLYILASEDIGLADPNALVVVNAAANAFEMVGLPEGNYFLSHACLYLCTAPKSNSAGAIWKALAHMEEHGPGPVPPYLRDKSSNFHGETREQYQRSMEEAVGDRGEYRYPHDYPGGWVEQQYLPEGMEPPGWYHPKDIGYERTVRDRLAARGQLKDDEQG